A window of the Motilibacter rhizosphaerae genome harbors these coding sequences:
- the galE gene encoding UDP-glucose 4-epimerase GalE: MTTWMLTGGAGYIGAHVLRALQQAGHDVVVLDDLSTGVEARIPDGVPLVRANVLDTAAVTQGLQDHGVSGVIHLAAKKAAGESVEKPLLYWRENAEGTRALLEAMVAAGTRSIVFSSSSSVYGEPETEDVAEDAPTRPVSPYGESKLVSEWMIRDAGVAHGIGWAALRYFNVAGAGEPVLGDTGIFNLVPLVFQAITTGGRPKVFGDDYDTRDGSCIRDYIHVVDLAEAHVAAATKLEQGTVDAAFNIGRGEGSTVKEVLGVVREVTGIEFEYDVVARRGGDPSRVVARPEKANAELGWTAQRDLRDMVASAWEAWQAR, encoded by the coding sequence ATGACGACCTGGATGCTCACCGGCGGCGCCGGCTACATCGGGGCCCACGTGCTCCGCGCCCTCCAGCAGGCCGGCCACGACGTGGTCGTCCTCGACGACCTCTCGACCGGCGTCGAGGCCCGCATCCCCGACGGCGTGCCGCTCGTGCGCGCCAACGTCCTCGACACCGCCGCCGTGACCCAGGGGCTGCAGGACCACGGCGTCAGCGGGGTCATCCACCTCGCGGCCAAGAAGGCGGCCGGCGAGTCGGTCGAGAAGCCGCTGCTCTACTGGCGCGAGAACGCCGAGGGCACCCGTGCCCTGCTCGAGGCCATGGTCGCCGCCGGCACCCGCTCCATCGTCTTCTCCTCGAGCTCGTCGGTCTACGGCGAGCCCGAGACCGAGGACGTCGCCGAGGACGCGCCCACCCGTCCGGTCAGCCCGTACGGCGAGAGCAAGCTCGTCTCCGAGTGGATGATCCGCGACGCGGGCGTCGCCCACGGCATCGGCTGGGCCGCCCTGCGCTACTTCAACGTCGCCGGCGCGGGCGAGCCCGTGCTCGGCGACACCGGGATCTTCAACCTCGTGCCGCTGGTCTTCCAGGCGATCACCACCGGTGGGCGCCCCAAGGTCTTCGGCGACGACTACGACACGCGCGACGGCTCCTGCATCCGCGACTACATCCACGTCGTCGACCTCGCCGAGGCGCACGTCGCGGCGGCGACGAAGCTCGAGCAGGGCACGGTCGACGCGGCGTTCAACATCGGCCGCGGCGAGGGCTCCACGGTCAAGGAGGTCCTCGGCGTCGTCCGCGAGGTCACCGGCATCGAGTTCGAGTACGACGTGGTGGCCCGCCGCGGTGGCGACCCCTCGCGCGTCGTCGCGCGGCCGGAGAAGGCCAACGCCGAGCTCGGGTGGACGGCGCAGCGCGACCTGCGCGACATGGTGGCGAGCGCGTGGGAGGCGTGGCAGGCGCGGTAG
- a CDS encoding DUF3618 domain-containing protein, whose protein sequence is MTTPTSNDPDAIRRDIERTRAELSSDVDLLADKVSPSSIAHRQVDSARSRLTTYKEAVMGKASSARSSVASGTGAVTGHAGDLKSSAGDQLSSAGDALHSAPGAVRQQAEGNPLAAGLIAFGLGWLASSLLPASEKETQLAAAAKEKATSPEVKSALQDKVHEVQGALQGPAQDALDSLKSTAQDAVETVKGEAQSAKVDLTDSAAQAKENITSTAQDQKATLSS, encoded by the coding sequence ATGACCACCCCCACCAGCAACGACCCGGACGCCATCCGCCGGGACATCGAGCGGACGCGCGCCGAGCTCAGCAGCGACGTCGACCTGCTCGCCGACAAGGTGAGCCCCTCGTCGATCGCCCACCGCCAGGTGGACAGCGCGCGCTCGCGGCTCACGACCTACAAGGAGGCCGTGATGGGCAAGGCCTCCTCGGCCCGCTCGTCGGTCGCCTCCGGCACCGGGGCCGTGACCGGCCACGCCGGCGACCTGAAGTCCAGTGCGGGCGACCAGCTCTCCTCCGCAGGGGACGCGCTGCACTCCGCGCCGGGCGCCGTGCGCCAGCAGGCCGAGGGCAACCCCCTCGCCGCCGGCCTCATCGCGTTCGGCCTGGGATGGCTGGCCTCCTCGCTGCTGCCGGCCTCCGAGAAGGAGACGCAGCTCGCCGCTGCGGCCAAGGAGAAGGCCACCAGCCCCGAGGTGAAGTCGGCGCTGCAGGACAAGGTGCACGAGGTCCAGGGCGCCCTCCAGGGCCCGGCGCAGGATGCGCTCGACTCGCTGAAGTCGACCGCGCAGGACGCGGTGGAGACCGTCAAGGGCGAGGCGCAGTCGGCGAAGGTCGACCTCACCGACTCCGCCGCGCAGGCCAAGGAGAACATCACCTCCACGGCGCAGGACCAGAAGGCGACGCTCAGCTCCTGA
- a CDS encoding phage holin family protein, which translates to MTSYSSEFGSGATSLGDDRPRVETTEGPTSLGALFGQVTNDLSTLVRQEVALAKAEIKQDASRAGKGAGMLGGAGFAGYFVLLFLSLALMYWLNNAMDTGWAALIVAVIWGVVGAVLAVVGKSQLAQLKGPQQTVATAKEIPPALKPNS; encoded by the coding sequence ATGACGTCGTACTCCAGCGAGTTCGGCTCCGGCGCGACGAGCCTTGGGGACGACCGCCCCCGCGTCGAGACCACGGAGGGGCCGACGTCCCTCGGCGCGCTGTTCGGGCAGGTGACCAACGACCTCTCGACGCTCGTGCGCCAGGAGGTCGCCCTCGCCAAGGCGGAGATCAAGCAGGACGCGAGCCGCGCCGGCAAGGGCGCGGGCATGCTCGGGGGCGCCGGCTTCGCCGGGTACTTCGTGCTGCTGTTCCTCTCCCTCGCGCTCATGTACTGGCTGAACAACGCCATGGACACCGGCTGGGCGGCGCTCATCGTCGCCGTCATCTGGGGCGTCGTCGGCGCCGTGCTGGCGGTCGTGGGCAAGTCCCAGCTCGCGCAGCTCAAGGGCCCGCAGCAGACCGTGGCGACGGCCAAGGAGATCCCCCCGGCGCTCAAGCCGAACAGCTGA
- a CDS encoding phosphoribosylaminoimidazolesuccinocarboxamide synthase, whose translation MSTTTPAPAGLRHLHSGKVRDLYETPDGRLVMVASDRISAYDFVLETPVPDKGRVLTQLSLWWFERLADLVPDHVLSTELPPGAPAEWEGRALVCEKLAMVPVECVARGYLTGSGLADYRRTGEVCGVALPPGLVDGSRLPEPVFTPATKAALGEHDENVAYAVVAEQLGAELAGRLRELTLAVYRRGEEVARERGIVLADTKLEFGLREDGTVVLGDEVLTPDSSRFWPADSWEPGRAQPSFDKQYVRDWLTSPASGWDRASDAPPPPLPAEVVERTRARYVEAYERLTGRSFT comes from the coding sequence GTGAGCACCACGACCCCCGCGCCCGCCGGCCTGCGCCACCTGCACTCGGGCAAGGTGCGCGACCTGTACGAGACCCCCGACGGGCGCCTGGTCATGGTCGCGAGCGACCGGATCTCGGCGTACGACTTCGTGCTCGAGACCCCCGTCCCGGACAAGGGCCGCGTGCTCACCCAGCTCTCGCTGTGGTGGTTCGAGCGGCTCGCCGACCTCGTGCCCGACCACGTGCTCTCCACCGAGCTGCCGCCGGGAGCGCCCGCGGAGTGGGAGGGGCGGGCGCTCGTCTGCGAGAAGCTCGCGATGGTGCCGGTCGAGTGCGTCGCCCGCGGCTACCTCACGGGGTCGGGGCTCGCCGACTACCGCCGCACCGGCGAGGTCTGCGGCGTCGCGCTGCCGCCCGGCCTCGTCGACGGCTCCCGGCTGCCGGAGCCCGTCTTCACCCCCGCGACCAAGGCCGCGCTCGGCGAGCACGACGAGAACGTCGCGTACGCCGTGGTGGCCGAGCAGCTCGGTGCGGAGCTCGCGGGACGGCTCCGCGAGCTCACCCTCGCGGTCTACCGGCGCGGGGAGGAGGTCGCCCGCGAGCGCGGCATCGTGCTCGCCGACACCAAGCTCGAGTTCGGCCTGCGGGAGGACGGCACGGTCGTGCTCGGCGACGAGGTGCTGACGCCCGACTCCTCGCGCTTCTGGCCGGCCGACTCGTGGGAGCCGGGCCGCGCGCAGCCGTCGTTCGACAAGCAGTACGTCCGCGACTGGCTCACCTCGCCGGCGTCCGGCTGGGACCGCGCGTCGGACGCGCCGCCGCCCCCGCTGCCGGCGGAGGTCGTGGAGCGGACGCGCGCCCGCTACGTCGAGGCGTACGAACGGTTGACAGGCCGATCCTTCACCTGA